A genome region from Natranaeroarchaeum sulfidigenes includes the following:
- the aglM gene encoding UDP-glucose 6-dehydrogenase AglM, with product MQINVIGSGYVGTTLAACLADLGHDVLAIDIDEEVVAALNDGRAPIHEPGLDDLIAEHAGDRLRATTSYERVPEAEVTFLAIQTPSREDGSIDAAPLAAAAEMTGEVLDGTDDDHLVVVKSTITPPALAEVRTAVLDATGDTTGRISVATNPEFLREGTAVEDFLSPEKIVLGADEQWATERLEAVYEPLLADHDAHVVRTDPDTAMLIKYANNAFLATKISLINDIGNVCKEFGVDAYEVADAIGMDDRIGERFLRSGVGYGGSCFPKDVAALIATAENQGYTPPVLNAAIELNDHQPERMLDLLEEHVDVEGERVAVLGLAFKPGTDDTRNSRAIPIIEGLQERSAEVVGYDPVATENMREHFPDIEYADSPAEALDGAVGALVVTDWDEFATLGDAFETMAEPVVIDGRRIVAPSNDLTYEGLTW from the coding sequence ATGCAAATCAACGTCATCGGGAGCGGCTACGTCGGGACGACGCTCGCCGCCTGTCTCGCCGATCTGGGTCATGACGTGCTGGCGATCGATATCGACGAGGAGGTCGTCGCAGCGCTCAACGACGGCCGGGCACCCATCCACGAACCGGGGCTCGACGACCTCATCGCCGAGCACGCGGGCGACCGTCTCCGCGCGACCACGAGCTACGAGCGAGTTCCCGAGGCAGAGGTTACCTTCCTCGCGATCCAGACGCCCTCGCGCGAGGACGGGAGTATCGACGCCGCACCGCTTGCCGCGGCCGCGGAGATGACCGGCGAGGTACTGGACGGGACAGACGACGATCATCTCGTCGTCGTCAAGAGCACGATCACGCCGCCCGCGCTCGCGGAGGTCAGGACAGCAGTGCTCGACGCGACCGGAGACACTACTGGCAGGATTAGCGTCGCGACGAATCCGGAGTTCCTGCGTGAGGGCACCGCAGTCGAGGACTTTCTTTCCCCCGAGAAGATCGTCCTCGGCGCGGACGAACAGTGGGCAACAGAACGCCTCGAAGCCGTCTACGAGCCACTGCTGGCCGACCACGACGCACACGTCGTCCGGACTGATCCCGACACGGCGATGCTGATCAAGTACGCCAACAACGCGTTTCTCGCAACGAAAATATCGCTGATCAACGACATCGGCAACGTCTGCAAGGAGTTCGGCGTTGACGCCTACGAGGTCGCCGACGCGATCGGGATGGACGACCGTATCGGTGAGCGCTTCCTCCGAAGCGGCGTTGGCTATGGGGGAAGCTGCTTCCCGAAAGATGTCGCGGCGCTCATCGCGACCGCCGAAAACCAGGGCTACACGCCACCCGTACTCAATGCCGCAATCGAACTCAACGACCACCAGCCCGAGCGCATGCTCGATCTCCTCGAGGAGCACGTCGATGTCGAAGGCGAACGCGTCGCCGTCCTCGGCCTGGCGTTCAAGCCCGGCACCGACGATACACGCAACTCGCGGGCGATCCCGATCATCGAGGGACTTCAGGAGCGCAGTGCCGAGGTCGTCGGCTACGATCCCGTTGCGACCGAGAACATGCGCGAGCACTTCCCGGATATCGAGTACGCGGACTCACCAGCAGAAGCGCTCGACGGCGCTGTGGGAGCACTCGTCGTGACCGACTGGGACGAGTTCGCAACACTTGGAGACGCGTTCGAGACGATGGCCGAACCCGTGGTGATCGACGGCCGACGGATCGTTGCGCCTAGCAACGATCTCACGTATGAAGGTCTGACGTGGTAA
- a CDS encoding AAA family ATPase, which produces MRIDEASAQCDAVLTEVENAVIADRSFLETVLLGVLARGHVLLEDVPGTGKTLTARSMATALGLSFSRVQFTPDLLPADVTGTHVFNERDRTFEFNEGPIFGNVVLADEINRAPPKTQSALLEAMEERQVTADGDTRELPDPFFVIATQNPVEQEGTFALPEAQIDRFAVKASMGYPSYEGEAELLFRRDGREERSPSVDPVLTPDRVRALQRVPETVRVDEDLILYMLDISRRTREESRVSVGVSPRGAQRLFETARARAVIEGREYVTPDIVKTITEPVLAHRLVLTADARVNDVEKREVIDSVLEQVEVPTVD; this is translated from the coding sequence ATGCGTATCGACGAGGCGAGTGCACAGTGTGATGCTGTGTTGACCGAGGTCGAAAACGCGGTTATCGCTGACCGTTCGTTTCTCGAAACGGTGCTTCTTGGTGTGCTCGCCAGGGGGCACGTCCTCCTTGAGGACGTTCCGGGGACCGGAAAAACACTGACTGCCCGAAGTATGGCCACGGCACTGGGGCTGTCGTTTTCACGGGTGCAGTTTACTCCTGATCTCCTCCCGGCAGATGTAACCGGCACGCACGTATTCAACGAGCGCGATCGCACCTTCGAGTTCAATGAGGGGCCGATATTCGGAAACGTCGTGCTCGCTGACGAGATCAATCGGGCGCCACCGAAAACCCAGAGCGCCCTGCTGGAAGCGATGGAAGAGCGTCAGGTCACAGCCGATGGGGACACTCGCGAACTTCCGGACCCGTTTTTCGTCATCGCGACACAGAATCCCGTCGAACAGGAGGGAACCTTCGCCTTGCCGGAGGCACAGATCGATCGGTTCGCCGTGAAGGCCAGCATGGGGTATCCGAGTTACGAGGGGGAGGCGGAACTCTTGTTCCGCCGAGATGGTCGAGAGGAACGGAGTCCGTCCGTCGATCCTGTACTCACTCCCGATCGTGTTCGCGCGCTACAGCGTGTCCCGGAGACCGTCCGCGTCGACGAGGATCTCATTCTGTACATGCTCGATATCAGCCGCAGAACGCGGGAGGAGTCACGTGTGAGTGTCGGCGTGTCGCCGCGCGGTGCACAACGACTGTTCGAAACGGCACGGGCTCGGGCAGTTATCGAGGGTCGCGAGTACGTAACACCAGATATCGTGAAAACAATCACCGAACCGGTGCTCGCTCATCGGCTCGTTTTGACTGCTGATGCACGCGTGAACGACGTGGAGAAACGGGAGGTGATCGACAGCGTGCTCGAACAGGTCGAAGTTCCGACCGTCGACTAG
- a CDS encoding DUF7519 family protein → MNPIDRDPVQLSSLGAGCAAVVAFGLSAFYSWPALAIGAVGLVLVFVGLIRGLYTAVTVGAFGLFVGAILAGVQTTAVGPILGSVTAAVLAWDIGTNAISIGNQLGREADTRRLEAAHIAASTGVGVITVSIAYGLYMTGTSDQPITALFLLLLAAVLLLESLR, encoded by the coding sequence ATGAACCCCATTGATCGAGATCCAGTACAGCTCAGTAGCCTGGGAGCAGGGTGTGCTGCGGTCGTTGCGTTCGGGCTCAGCGCGTTCTACTCGTGGCCGGCCCTCGCTATCGGCGCAGTAGGACTGGTTCTCGTCTTTGTGGGGCTCATCCGTGGACTGTATACTGCAGTCACTGTGGGCGCGTTCGGTCTGTTCGTGGGCGCGATTCTCGCTGGTGTACAGACCACGGCTGTTGGTCCGATACTTGGCAGTGTTACTGCAGCAGTACTGGCGTGGGATATCGGCACGAACGCGATCAGCATCGGGAACCAACTGGGACGTGAGGCCGACACGAGACGTCTCGAAGCGGCCCACATAGCCGCGAGCACTGGGGTTGGCGTCATAACGGTTAGCATCGCATACGGACTGTACATGACCGGCACCAGCGACCAACCGATCACGGCCCTGTTCTTGTTATTGCTCGCTGCAGTCCTGTTGCTGGAATCACTCCGCTAG
- a CDS encoding DUF58 domain-containing protein: protein MNYRHVALGIGILSLGASLLAIISPGLIAVTLDQVLITVVGGIVILQALRVILGRWREDRDEAVTPDPELPISTSPPGEELKDELERFLGTKRLYFPRARLRTGLREAAVTVLAQYGSYSTAEAEEAVEAGTWTDDIYAAACIGGEQAPTPPLRVRVQNAFREESPFERGVRHTVDAIAAAAGVASPSNEDATKKPRTQEDRRTESSVETSRKRSTGRTDDTSNRHEPKDALRRATHSTGHWTGVSVVALVSIGVGILVEQPAVLLAGTVGIGYAAYARSSALPPGSVSLSRTLSNERPEPGEEVEVTVTITNDSEQALADLRLVDGVPESLAVTDSSPRIGTALRAGESRSYTYAVTTRRGVHTFGPATLIARDLTSAKEQERRLSTETTLTCIPSLRAITEPIPLRAQATQQVGHIETATSGDGVEFYATREYRPGDPMSRIDWNRRARTGELTTVEFRNERSASVVIVVDTREEAYLSPEPYAEHALDRAVDAAGRLFVTLADSGDTVGIAALGDSSCWLAPGSGVDHRDTARELLATHPAFSPVPRKTRSVVVRHRNRLRKRLSAGTQVIVLTPLCDEFGSQFARRLDERGYPVTVISLDPTASQTTAQRFAQVARRLRLTTLRSNGIPVIDWEWDDSITATLARFNERWSR from the coding sequence GTGAACTATCGGCACGTCGCGCTTGGTATCGGTATTCTATCCCTGGGGGCTAGTCTACTTGCGATCATCTCTCCCGGGCTGATAGCGGTCACTCTCGATCAGGTACTGATCACTGTAGTCGGTGGAATAGTCATACTACAGGCGCTTCGCGTTATTTTGGGTCGCTGGCGCGAGGACCGGGATGAGGCTGTGACTCCTGACCCGGAACTCCCGATTTCGACCTCGCCACCAGGTGAGGAGTTAAAAGACGAACTCGAACGGTTTCTCGGCACCAAGCGGCTCTACTTTCCCCGCGCTCGTCTTCGGACGGGACTCCGTGAGGCTGCCGTTACTGTACTTGCTCAGTACGGGTCGTATTCCACAGCCGAGGCTGAGGAGGCAGTCGAGGCAGGAACGTGGACTGATGATATCTACGCGGCTGCGTGTATCGGTGGCGAACAGGCACCGACACCACCACTCCGTGTACGCGTCCAGAACGCATTTCGAGAAGAGTCGCCGTTTGAGCGCGGTGTTCGACACACCGTCGACGCGATTGCCGCGGCTGCTGGCGTAGCATCGCCCTCGAACGAAGACGCGACCAAGAAACCGCGAACACAGGAAGATCGACGAACGGAATCCAGTGTGGAGACATCACGGAAGCGGTCCACGGGACGGACTGACGACACCAGCAACAGACACGAGCCGAAAGACGCCCTCAGACGTGCAACACATTCGACAGGGCACTGGACAGGCGTCAGTGTCGTTGCACTGGTGAGCATCGGCGTCGGGATTCTCGTCGAACAGCCTGCAGTACTGCTTGCCGGGACTGTCGGCATCGGTTACGCTGCGTACGCCCGCTCATCGGCGCTGCCGCCTGGTAGTGTCTCCCTCTCTCGGACGCTCAGTAATGAGCGGCCGGAACCGGGTGAGGAGGTCGAGGTAACGGTCACCATCACAAACGACAGCGAGCAGGCGCTGGCGGATCTGCGACTCGTCGACGGTGTCCCAGAATCGCTCGCCGTGACGGATAGCTCACCGCGTATCGGCACGGCACTGCGGGCGGGAGAGAGTCGATCGTACACCTATGCAGTGACTACCCGTCGAGGCGTCCATACGTTTGGGCCAGCGACGCTGATCGCACGCGACCTTACGTCCGCAAAAGAGCAAGAGCGACGCCTCAGCACAGAAACAACGCTAACCTGTATTCCGTCGCTCCGAGCGATAACCGAGCCGATCCCACTTCGAGCACAGGCGACGCAGCAAGTCGGTCACATCGAGACCGCTACCAGCGGAGACGGGGTCGAGTTCTATGCGACAAGAGAGTACCGACCAGGCGACCCAATGAGTCGAATCGACTGGAACCGTCGCGCACGGACAGGTGAGCTCACGACAGTCGAGTTCCGAAACGAGCGTTCCGCGAGCGTCGTCATCGTGGTTGATACCCGCGAGGAAGCGTATCTCTCGCCCGAGCCGTACGCCGAACATGCACTCGACCGTGCGGTCGACGCCGCCGGACGGCTGTTCGTGACGCTGGCCGATTCGGGAGACACAGTGGGGATCGCTGCACTGGGCGACAGCTCCTGTTGGCTCGCCCCAGGCTCCGGTGTTGATCACAGGGACACCGCACGAGAACTGCTCGCAACGCATCCTGCATTCTCCCCGGTTCCGAGGAAGACCCGTTCAGTGGTGGTTCGACACCGCAACCGCCTCAGAAAACGACTGTCTGCGGGCACACAGGTAATCGTTCTCACACCGCTGTGTGACGAGTTCGGCAGCCAGTTTGCCAGGCGGCTCGACGAACGCGGCTACCCAGTCACGGTGATCAGCCTCGACCCGACCGCCAGCCAGACGACTGCACAGCGATTTGCACAGGTCGCCCGACGACTTCGACTCACGACCCTGCGAAGCAACGGGATTCCGGTTATCGACTGGGAATGGGACGACTCGATTACTGCCACGCTTGCCCGATTCAACGAGCGGTGGTCGCGATGA
- a CDS encoding DUF4129 domain-containing protein gives MNESTRSAIIAGMAIFAVAYAAATLESTIQPEGGGGDGTIGDGDGGSGVVPVAQSESPPGETITIPFLDEILAILAVALLVGLIAYVLIYRRQAFAMFLVIVASLVVLYLLSTVLDPTAIPPDVPELEPGDETPVGDGSGEGWGDGTGVDPTQPSPSALLVVLIVGLSVIGGVLALLRTPTDDSDESTQQSTGGGENAAAIGRAAGRAADRLEAEVDVDNEVYKTWREMAELADVDTPESSTPGEFADAAVETGLGRADVTELTRLFEDVRYGNAEPSEERERQAITIFRRIENRYAEEDP, from the coding sequence ATGAATGAGTCCACTCGATCGGCGATAATCGCCGGAATGGCCATTTTTGCAGTCGCCTACGCAGCAGCAACGCTCGAATCGACGATCCAGCCCGAGGGGGGTGGTGGAGACGGAACGATTGGGGATGGTGACGGTGGCAGCGGGGTAGTACCAGTCGCGCAATCGGAATCACCCCCCGGCGAGACGATCACGATTCCCTTCCTCGATGAAATACTCGCGATTCTCGCCGTCGCCCTGCTAGTAGGGCTCATTGCGTACGTGCTTATCTACCGGCGACAGGCTTTTGCCATGTTCCTCGTCATCGTCGCCTCACTTGTGGTCTTGTACCTTCTTTCAACAGTTCTGGACCCGACAGCTATCCCTCCGGACGTACCGGAACTGGAACCAGGAGACGAGACTCCGGTCGGTGACGGTAGCGGCGAGGGGTGGGGCGATGGGACCGGTGTCGATCCAACGCAACCATCCCCATCAGCACTACTGGTAGTGCTCATAGTGGGACTCTCCGTCATCGGTGGGGTCCTTGCGCTGTTGAGAACCCCAACCGACGACAGCGACGAGTCTACACAACAGTCCACTGGGGGCGGTGAGAACGCTGCGGCCATCGGCCGAGCAGCAGGACGGGCCGCTGACCGGCTTGAAGCGGAGGTGGATGTCGATAATGAGGTGTACAAAACCTGGCGTGAAATGGCCGAGTTGGCCGATGTCGATACCCCCGAATCAAGTACTCCGGGGGAGTTCGCCGATGCTGCCGTCGAGACGGGTCTCGGCCGTGCCGATGTAACTGAACTCACTCGTCTGTTCGAGGATGTACGATACGGCAACGCAGAACCATCCGAAGAGCGGGAACGGCAGGCGATTACGATCTTCCGACGGATCGAGAACCGATACGCGGAGGAGGATCCGTGA
- a CDS encoding phosphatase PAP2 family protein, which yields MSRGVGVTEFVREFVPDGFSFVGRLLALPGDIEVAALVITVIFAFGVRQQIQTGDRERLCSRRTITLIAVVFGGLSLAIVLKSAFGLPRPPVELQATPRSGEGFPSGHTMTATVLWGALALWGRVWTHRGRWAVAAALISLVAFSRLALGVHYLVDVLASVAFGMAYLYAMWSFVRADAMRAFTIAIVLSVLAAVASGGSTDGLLALVGTVGCFAGWRVAEHEVVRKRVFTIALKLDRRLSASGNPEE from the coding sequence ATGAGTAGAGGAGTCGGCGTTACCGAGTTCGTCCGCGAGTTCGTCCCTGATGGATTCAGTTTCGTTGGCCGACTGCTTGCACTACCAGGCGACATCGAGGTCGCCGCACTCGTCATTACAGTGATCTTCGCGTTCGGCGTCCGCCAGCAGATCCAAACCGGCGATCGGGAGCGGCTATGTTCCCGGCGAACAATCACGTTGATCGCCGTCGTATTCGGCGGGCTCTCGCTGGCGATCGTTCTCAAGAGCGCGTTCGGGCTGCCGCGCCCACCCGTCGAGCTGCAGGCAACGCCCCGGTCGGGCGAGGGGTTCCCGAGCGGGCACACGATGACCGCAACCGTCCTATGGGGCGCACTCGCACTCTGGGGGCGCGTCTGGACGCACAGGGGGCGCTGGGCGGTGGCCGCCGCGTTGATTAGTCTGGTTGCTTTTTCCCGGCTCGCACTCGGCGTCCATTATCTCGTCGACGTCCTCGCGTCGGTCGCGTTCGGCATGGCGTATCTCTACGCGATGTGGTCGTTCGTGCGGGCTGATGCGATGCGGGCGTTCACCATCGCGATCGTGCTGTCCGTCCTCGCCGCCGTGGCCAGCGGTGGTTCGACCGATGGACTCCTGGCGCTCGTTGGGACAGTCGGCTGTTTCGCTGGGTGGCGTGTCGCCGAACACGAGGTAGTTCGGAAGCGCGTCTTCACCATCGCGTTGAAGCTTGACCGTCGACTCTCGGCGTCAGGCAACCCTGAGGAGTAA
- a CDS encoding type B DNA-directed DNA polymerase, giving the protein MPFTIDFLDDGRVLEWEATAAGAVVTETDEYTPRFYVAPRDPDADLDLTALQSMYDQHPDVDATEMVSRRPGFRRDEESVLAVDVEHVNCVTGLARQTRQLSDYPVGDLACFNVDLSREFRYCLENGVDPTPANELSTLRLSVPVAETSNDLYGELTVAGETITGSVEDILTGVRANIETRDPDVLVCSTSEIIPTLYEMATVASIDEFTLSRWPGVDYQQLASQSTYSSYGQVGHSPARYNVPGRAIIDESNTFFYGETNLDGVLDLVSRSKKPVQELAWASIGNVLTAIQICEAHDRGVLVPWNSWRHEFHKPMGTLHDADRGGFIFAPEVGLHENVHELDFSSLYPNIICTRNVSPDVIRCDCHSDREDVPELGYSICDTRGYLVDVLEPIIGARDDIKTAIDRENHRDDPDEDRLAELEGRSGALKWILVACFGYQGFSNAKFGRIECHEAINAFAREILLEAKERLEAGGWRVVHGIVDSIWVTPDSDVDDDEREALETVAANITEAVEIRLEHEAQYDWVAFVPQRESDAGALTRYFGNVAGEDEFKIRGLEARQRSTPPFIKEVQRDCLDRLAGTRSPDAVLRRLERAIEALHNGEVAVERLVERNRVSKPLEGYTQNTQNVAALKRARDHGLAVHPGQDVEYVVVDDEKTSRDRVSLVHEDVETYDASYYEKQLVRAVESVLSPLGWDRTEIQRTIAETREMNLSAFTEFGDN; this is encoded by the coding sequence ATGCCGTTCACGATCGACTTTCTGGACGATGGGCGCGTTCTGGAGTGGGAGGCAACCGCTGCTGGCGCAGTCGTCACCGAGACTGACGAGTACACGCCACGGTTCTACGTCGCTCCTCGCGATCCCGACGCCGATCTCGATCTCACGGCACTCCAATCGATGTACGACCAGCATCCGGACGTCGACGCGACCGAGATGGTGTCTCGGCGTCCCGGCTTTCGACGAGATGAGGAGTCTGTCCTCGCTGTCGACGTCGAGCACGTCAACTGCGTCACTGGGCTCGCCCGGCAAACACGGCAATTGTCCGACTACCCGGTTGGTGATCTTGCCTGCTTCAATGTGGACCTCTCACGGGAGTTCCGGTACTGTCTGGAGAACGGCGTCGATCCGACGCCAGCGAACGAGCTGTCGACCCTCCGACTCAGCGTCCCGGTGGCCGAAACGAGCAACGATCTCTACGGGGAGTTGACCGTCGCTGGCGAAACCATCACTGGATCCGTGGAGGATATCCTGACTGGCGTCCGGGCGAACATCGAGACACGTGATCCCGATGTCCTGGTCTGCTCGACGAGCGAAATCATCCCGACGCTGTACGAGATGGCGACGGTGGCGAGCATTGACGAGTTCACGCTGAGTCGGTGGCCCGGCGTGGACTACCAGCAACTCGCGAGCCAGTCGACGTACTCGAGCTACGGTCAGGTGGGACATTCGCCGGCGCGGTACAACGTGCCCGGTCGGGCAATCATCGACGAGTCGAACACGTTCTTCTACGGGGAGACCAACCTCGACGGCGTCCTCGATCTCGTGTCACGCTCGAAGAAGCCGGTCCAGGAGCTCGCTTGGGCATCGATTGGGAACGTGCTCACGGCGATCCAGATCTGCGAGGCTCACGACCGGGGCGTCCTCGTCCCGTGGAACTCCTGGCGTCACGAATTTCACAAGCCGATGGGGACGCTTCACGACGCCGACCGCGGTGGGTTCATCTTTGCGCCCGAGGTCGGCCTCCACGAGAACGTCCACGAGCTCGACTTTTCGAGTCTGTATCCGAATATCATCTGCACGCGAAACGTCTCCCCGGATGTGATTCGGTGTGACTGCCACAGCGACCGCGAGGACGTCCCCGAACTCGGCTACTCGATCTGTGACACGCGAGGCTATCTCGTCGACGTATTGGAACCGATTATCGGCGCTCGCGACGACATCAAGACAGCTATTGATCGTGAAAACCACCGTGACGATCCTGACGAGGATCGGCTGGCGGAACTCGAAGGACGGTCGGGCGCGCTGAAATGGATCCTCGTTGCGTGCTTCGGCTATCAGGGATTCAGCAACGCGAAGTTCGGGCGCATCGAGTGTCACGAGGCGATCAACGCATTCGCTCGCGAGATTCTGCTGGAGGCCAAAGAGCGGCTCGAAGCCGGTGGCTGGCGCGTTGTCCACGGCATCGTGGACTCGATCTGGGTGACTCCGGATTCCGACGTCGACGACGATGAGCGCGAGGCCCTCGAAACCGTCGCAGCGAACATCACTGAGGCGGTCGAGATCCGGCTCGAACACGAGGCACAGTATGACTGGGTGGCGTTCGTCCCCCAGCGCGAGAGCGATGCTGGCGCACTGACCAGGTACTTCGGGAACGTTGCAGGGGAGGACGAGTTCAAGATCAGAGGTCTCGAAGCCCGACAACGCTCCACTCCGCCGTTCATCAAGGAGGTCCAGCGAGACTGCCTCGACCGGCTTGCTGGCACACGATCTCCTGACGCGGTGCTCAGACGTCTCGAACGAGCAATCGAGGCACTACATAACGGAGAGGTTGCAGTGGAACGGCTCGTCGAGCGAAATCGGGTCTCAAAGCCACTCGAAGGCTATACGCAGAACACACAGAACGTGGCAGCCCTGAAGCGGGCACGCGATCACGGTCTCGCTGTTCATCCGGGCCAAGATGTCGAGTATGTCGTCGTTGACGACGAGAAGACCTCCCGGGACCGCGTCTCACTTGTCCATGAAGATGTCGAGACCTATGACGCCTCATATTACGAGAAACAGCTGGTCCGAGCTGTTGAAAGCGTTTTGTCACCGCTCGGCTGGGACCGAACAGAGATTCAACGTACCATTGCTGAGACTCGGGAAATGAACCTGTCTGCCTTCACTGAATTCGGCGACAACTAA
- a CDS encoding antitoxin VapB family protein produces the protein MGTADEQIRVSNTVKRELEKHKREGESYNDVLERVLGETAVGDFYDGFGRWSDEEAQEIREARQNAKEKRKERMRRRSENSA, from the coding sequence ATGGGAACGGCCGATGAGCAGATTCGAGTGAGCAACACGGTGAAGCGAGAATTGGAAAAGCACAAGCGCGAAGGCGAAAGTTACAACGACGTCCTTGAGCGTGTCCTCGGCGAGACGGCCGTCGGAGACTTCTACGATGGGTTCGGTCGCTGGTCTGATGAAGAAGCCCAGGAGATCCGTGAGGCCCGCCAGAACGCAAAGGAAAAACGCAAGGAGCGAATGCGCCGCCGGTCCGAAAACAGCGCATGA